Proteins from a single region of Urocitellus parryii isolate mUroPar1 chromosome 4, mUroPar1.hap1, whole genome shotgun sequence:
- the Ranbp6 gene encoding ran-binding protein 6 isoform X2, with product MAAAGSAGVPAIVSEKQEFYQLLKNLINPSCMVRRQAEEIYENIPGLCKTTFLLDAVRNRRAGYEVRQMAAALLRRLLSSGFEEVYPNLPSDVQRDVKIELILAVKLETHASMRKKLCDIFAVLARNLIDEDGTNHWPEGLKFLIDSIYSKNVVLWEVALHVFWHFPGIFGNQDRHDLDIIKRLLDQCIQDQEHPAIRTLSARAAAAFVLANENNIALFKDFADLLPGILQAVNDSCYQDDDSVLESLVEIADTVPKYLGPYLEDTLQLSLKLCGDSRLSNLQRQLALEVIVTLSETATPMLKKHTNIIAQAVPHILAMMVDLQDDEDWVNADEMEEDDFDSNAVAAESALDRLACGLGGKVVLPMTKEHIMQMLQSPDWKYRHAGLMALSAIGEGCHQQMEPILDETVNSVLLFLQDPHPRVRAAACTTLGQMATDFAPSFQKKFHETVIAALLRTMENQGNQRVQSHAASALIIFIEDCPKSLLVLYLDSMVKNLHSILVIKLQELIRNGTKLALEQLVTTIASVADMIEEKFIPYYDIFMPSLKHIVELAVQKELKLLRGKTIECISHVGLAVGKEKFMQDASNVMQLLLKTQSDLNNMEDDDPQTSYMVSAWARMCKILGKDFQQYLPLVIEPLIKTASAKPDVALLDTQDVENMSDDDGWQFVNLGDQQSFGIKTSGLEAKATACQMLVYYAKELREGFVEYTEQVVKLMVPLLKFYFHDNVRVAAAESMPFLLECSRIRGPEYLSQMWQFICDPLIKAIGTEPDTDVLSEIMNSFAKSIEVMGDGCLNDEHLEELGGILKAKLEGHFKNQELRQVKRQEENYDQQVEMSLQDEDECDVYILTKVSDILHSLFSTYKEKILPWFEQLLPLIVNLICSSRPWPDRQWGLCIFDDIIEHCSPTSFKYVEYFRWPMLLNMRDNNPEVRQAAAYGLGVMAQFGGDDYRSLCSEAVPLLVKVIKCANSKTKKNVIATENCISAIGKILKFKPNCVNVDEVLPHWLSWLPLHEDKEEAIQTLSFLCDLIESNHPVVVGPNNSNLPKIISIIAEGKINETISYEDPCAKRLANVVRQVQTSEELWSECISQLDNEQQEALQELLNFA from the coding sequence ATGGCGGCGGCCGGGTCTGCAGGGGTGCCGGCGATTGTGTCGGAAAAGCAAGAGTTCTACCAGCTTCTGAAGAACCTGATCAATCCAAGCTGCATGGTGCGGAGGCAAGCAGAGGAAATCTATGAAAATATCCCAGGTCTGTGTAAGACTACATTCCTCTTAGATGCCGTCAGAAATAGAAGAGCAGGTTATGAGGTGAGACAAATGGCTGCCGCACTGCTACGCCGGCTTTTGTCCTCTGGGTTTGAGGAGGTCTACCCAAATCTGCCTTCTGATGTTCAGAGAGATGTCAAGATTGAACTGATACTGGCTGTTAAGTTAGAAACACATGCTAGCATGAGGAAAAAGCTCTGTGATATTTTTGCGGTGCTGGCCAGGAATTTGATAGATGAGGATGGCACTAACCATTGGCCAGAAGGTCTGAAGTTCCTTATTGATTCGATCTACTCTAAAAATGTGGTTCTGTGGGAAGTTGCACTTCACGTCTTCTGGCACTTTCCTGGAATTTTTGGGAACCAAGATCGGCACGATTTGGATATCATCAAAAGGTTGTTGGACCAGTGTATTCAAGATCAAGAACATCCAGCAATCAGGACATTATCTGCTAGAGCTGCAGCTGCATTTGTACTTGCTAATGAGAATAATATTGCTCTTTTCAAAGACTTTGCAGACTTGCTTCCTGGAATCTTACAAGCTGTCAATGATTCATGCTACCAGGATGATGATTCAGTGCTAGAATCCCTTGTTGAGATTGCTGATACAGTACCTAAGTATTTGGGTCCTTATTTAGAAGATACTCTACAGTTGAGCCTGAAGTTATGTGGAGATTCTAGACTTAGTAACCTGCAACGCCAGCTGGCCCTTGAAGTAATAGTGACCTTGTCTGAAACTGCAACTCCAATGttgaaaaaacatacaaatattattGCACAGGCAGTTCCTCATATATTAGCAATGATGGTTGATCTACAGGATGATGAGGACTGGGTAAATGCTGATGAAATGGAAGAAGATGATTTTGACAGCAATGCAGTTGCTGCTGAGAGTGCTCTAGACAGACTGGCTTGTGGGCTTGGTGGAAAAGTTGTTTTACCAATGACCAAGGAGCATATTATGCAAATGCTTCAGAGCCCTGACTGGAAGTATCGACATGCTGGATTAATGGCCTTATCTGCCATTGGAGAAGGTTGCCATCAGCAAATGGAACCAATTCTAGATGAAACTGTTAactctgttttactttttcttcaggATCCTCATCCAAGGGTGAGGGCTGCAGCCTGTACTACACTTGGACAAATGGCTACAGATTTTGCACCTAGTTTCCAAAAGAAATTCCATGAAACAGTGATTGCAGCTTTGTTGCGTACGATGGAAAATCAAGGTAATCAGCGTGTACAATCTCATGCAGCTTctgctcttattatttttattgaagatTGCCCCAAGTCATTACTAGTTCTCTATTTGGATAGTATGGTGAAAAATCTACATTCTATCTTGGTGATTAAACTTCAAGAGTTGATTCGGAATGGAACTAAGTTGGCCTTGGAACAGCTTGTGACAACCATTGCCTCAGTTGCagatatgatagaagaaaaatttattccaTATTATGACATATTTATGCCCTCACTAAAGCATATTGTTGAGCTTGCTGTTCAGAAGGAACTCAAGCTTCTGAGAGGAAAAACTATTGAGTGCATTAGCCATGTTGGTCTTGCTGTTGGGAAGGAAAAATTTATGCAAGATGCATCAAATGTGATGCAGCTATTGTTGAAGACACAATCAGACTTGAATAATATGGAAGATGATGACCCTCAGACCTCTTACATGGTTTCAGCTTGGGCTAGAATGTGTAAAATTCTTGGAAAAGATTTCCAACAGTACCTTCCACTGGTTATTGAGCCTCTTATTAAGACTGCTTCAGCTAAACCTGATGTCGCTCTCTTAGACACACAAGATGTAGAGAATATGAGTGATGATGATGGATGGCAATTTGTAAATCTTGGAGACCAGCAAAGTTTTGGAATTAAAACTTCCGGACTTGAAGCAAAAGCAACTGCTTGCCAGATGTTGGTTTACTATGCTAAGGAGTTAAGAGAAGGATTTGTGGAGTATACAGAACAAGTTGTGAAATTAATGGTTCCcttactgaaattttatttccatgaCAATGTTCGAGTGGCAGCTGCAGAGTCCATGCCTTTTCTCCTGGAATGTTCAAGAATTCGTGGTCCAGAGTATCTTTCACAGATGTGGCAGTTCATATGTGACCCCTTAATCAAGGCTATAGGAACTGAACCTGATACTGATGTACTCTCAGAAATAATGAATTCTTTTGCAAAGTCCATTGAGGTAATGGGAGATGGTTGCCTCAATGATGAACACTTGGAAGAACTGGGAGGAATACTGAAAGCAAAACttgaaggacattttaaaaaccaagaatTACGACAGGttaaaagacaagaagaaaactATGACCAACAGGTTGAGATGTCTCTGCAAGATGAGGATGAATGTGATGTTTATATTCTGACCAAAGTATCAGATATTTTGCACTCATTATTTagtacttataaagaaaagattttaccATGGTTTGAACAGCTACTTCCATTAATTGTAAATCTAATATGTTCAAGTAGACCATGGCCAGACAGACAGTGGGGATTATGTATATTTGATGATATCATAGAGCACTGCAGCCCAACCTCATttaaatatgtagaatattttcGGTGGCCAATGCTACTAAATATGCGAGATAACAACCCTGAAGTCAGGCAAGCTGCTGCTTATGGCCTGGGTGTTATGGCACAGTTTGGTGGAGATGATTATCGTTCTCTATGTTCGGAAGCTGTTCCACTACTGGTAAAAGTTATTAAGTGTGCAaattccaaaaccaaaaaaaatgtcattgCGACAGAGAACTGTATCTCAGCAATAGGGAAGATTTTGAAGTTTAAGCCTAACTGTGTAAATGTAGATGAAGTTCTTCCACACTGGTTATCATGGCTTCCACTGCATGAAGATAAAGAGGAAGCGATTCAGACTTTGAGTTTTCTCTGTGACTTAATTGAAAGTAACCACCCAGTTGTAGTTGGTCCAAATAATTCTAATCTCCCCAAAATAATTAGTATAATTGCAGAAGGAAAAATTAATGAGACTATTAGCTATGAAGATCCTTGTGCCAAACGCCTTGCTAATGTTGTTCGTCAGGTACAAACATCTGAAGAATTATGGTCGGAATGTATATCGCAACTTGATAATGAACAGCAGGAAGCCTTACAGGAATTGCTAAATTTTGCTTGA
- the Ranbp6 gene encoding ran-binding protein 6 isoform X1, with protein sequence MAAAGSAGVPAIVSEKQEFYQLLKNLINPSCMVRRQAEEIYENIPGSSSKGEGCSLYYTWTNGYRFCT encoded by the exons ATGGCGGCGGCCGGGTCTGCAGGGGTGCCGGCGATTGTGTCGGAAAAGCAAGAGTTCTACCAGCTTCTGAAGAACCTGATCAATCCAAGCTGCATGGTGCGGAGGCAAGCAGAGGAAATCTATGAAAATATCCCAG gATCCTCATCCAAGGGTGAGGGCTGCAGCCTGTACTACACTTGGACAAATGGCTACAGATTTTGCACCTAG